A part of Magnetospirillum sp. ME-1 genomic DNA contains:
- a CDS encoding response regulator, translating into MNETELRRIKVLLVDDEPFIRLTLRQILMQIGIPPSNLYEAGDVKAGISETLRIRPSVVLCDIHMPGDDGFAYVATLQRAPLPEVAATPVVMLTSDSGEEAVMTAKGLHVSGYLVKPVSIASVKKSIERALKVTLP; encoded by the coding sequence ATGAATGAAACGGAACTTCGCCGCATCAAGGTGTTGCTGGTGGACGACGAGCCGTTCATCCGCCTCACCCTGCGCCAGATCCTGATGCAGATCGGCATTCCGCCCTCCAACCTCTACGAGGCGGGCGACGTCAAGGCCGGCATTTCCGAGACCCTGCGCATCCGCCCCTCCGTGGTGCTGTGCGACATTCACATGCCGGGCGACGACGGCTTCGCCTATGTGGCGACCCTGCAAAGGGCACCGCTTCCCGAAGTTGCCGCCACGCCGGTGGTGATGCTGACCTCGGATTCCGGCGAAGAGGCGGTGATGACCGCCAAGGGCCTGCACGTGTCGGGCTATCTGGTCAAGCCGGTGTCCATCGCCTCCGTCAAGAAGTCCATCGAACGCGCCCTCAAGGTTACGCTGCCATGA